A region of the Mycobacterium sp. NBC_00419 genome:
CACCGATGCCACCGGCAAGTCGGTTGTCATCGCCACCATCAACGTCGCCCCGACGGTGACCAACACCGCGCCGGTGGGTAACGGTGTGACCGTGGCCAGTTCGTCGCTGGATCGGATTGTGGGTCCGTACGACAAGCAGAGCACGTCAGGAACGCTGAAAGCCACTGACGCCGAAGGTGATTCGGTCACGTGGGCCGCGGGCACCTACAACACCGCCAACGGTGGGACCATCACCGTGGCCGCCAACGGGTCCTTCAGCTACTCGTTGCAGAAGTACGCGTGGTTCGGGGTCTCGGATAGCTACTGGCACGACCATGCGGTGGTGGGCGATCCCGGTGACACATTCACGGTCGCGGTCAGCGATGCGTTCGGCGGTACCACCAACGCGACGTATTCGATCCCGATCGAGAAGCAGAACGCGGCGCCGACGTTGAGCGGCAGTGTCGCCAGTTCGAGTGCCAGTGGGCTCGGTGTGGTGCGCGGCACCATCTCCGGCGGCTCTGACGGTGACGGCGACAGCCTGACCTATCGCCTGCTCAACACCAGCGGTGGATCGGCCTACACCACCAACGGCGGCATTGTGACGATGAGTGGCACCTCGTTCACCTACGTTCCGAAGGTGGGGGTCAGCTCGGATTCGTTCCAGGTGCAGGTCGACGACAATCACGGTGGGGTCACCACGGCGACGGTCACGCTGAGCGGGTTGACCACGCCGTCGCCGCAGACCAACACCAACGGCGTGGCCGGTTCCACGAGCGGGTCGCTGAACGTCCCGGCCGGCGACACCGGCCTGGGGCTGACCTACAGCCTGGGCAGCGGGCCTTCGAAGGGCACCGTGGTGGTCAACGCCGACGGCACCTACACCTACACCCGGACCGCCGGCCTGGGCCACTCCACGACGCCGAACGATTCGTTCACCATCACGGCCACCGATGCCACCGGCAAGTCGGTTGTCATCGCCACCATCAACGTCGCCCCGACGGTGAGCAACAGCGCGCCTGTGGCGACGGTCAACGGTAGCTCCGGGACGGTCACGCTGTCCGGTCCGGGATCCAAGACCAACCCCAACGCGGCCGGAGTCCAGACGATCACCGGCCTATCGTTCGTCACCAGCGACGCCGACTCCGACGCACTGCTGATCAACAACAAGTTCGATGGCACCGGCACGACCTTCGCCCTGGCCAGCGGCGGCACCATCGCCACCGCCAACGGCGGCACTGTGACCGTCAACTCCAACGGCACCATGTCGTACTCGATCAGCCAGAGCGCGGCCTACTTCCACGCCGCGGCCAAGATGGGGGCTACCGCAGCGCAAAAGACGGACTGGTTCAACTTCACCGTCACCGACGGCTACGGCGGCACCAGCACCGTCACGGTGGTCATCCCGATCTACGCCGAAAACAGGGACCCGGCTACGAGCGCCGTCAAGGTCGGCAATAGCTGGACGAGCATAAAAGCGACCGATCCCGATGGCGAGACGATCTCGACCACGAAACTCAGCGCCCCGCCCAGTAACGCCAACCCCGGCTCGGGGTACATCGTCTCCACCGGGGACTCCCTGACCGGCAGCCTCAACCTCGGCACCGCCGCCCTCACCAAGTTCTCCTCCTTCACTATCACCGTCTACGACGGGTACTGGAGGACCTCCAACGGCGTAGTGACCAGCACGCCGGGCCAGAAGCAGGTCTGATCCACCCCGACACCGACGGCGCAGCAGCGCGTTGCAGAACGCCGCGTGGTCGACCGGCCCGTCCTGTCGCGTATGTCACATCGTCCCCGGCTGGCCTGGGCATATCGAGGCCCGAGATCGCCGGCCGCCGACTAAGCGGACCGCTGAGCAGGAGCGGCAATAACCCGGGTCCACTCGTGGTTCATACTGTGTGCAGCAGATTCAGGGTAGAGGGCAGGCGGCAACGATGACGAGGCTGGACACCGTCGAACGGGCGGTTGCCGATATCGCGGCGGGCAAGGCCGTTGTCGTCATTGATGACGAGGACCGCGAGAACGAGGGCGATCTGATCTTCGCCGCCGAGAAGGCCACCCCTGAGCTGGTGGCGTTCATGGTCCGCTATACCTCGGGCTATCTCTGTGTACCTCTGGACGGCGACATCTGCGATCGTCTAGGTCTACTGCCGATGTACGCCGTCAACCAGGACAAGCACGGCACCGCCTACACCGTCACGGTCGATGCGAAAAACGGTGTGGGGACTGGTATTTCAGCCTCGGATCGGGCGACGACCATGAGGCTGCTCGCCGACCCGTCCAGCGTCTCCCAGGATTTCACCAAGCCCGGCCATGTCGTGCCGCTGCGCGCCAAGGACGGCGGGGTGTTGCGCCGTCCGGGCCACACCGAGGCCGCCGTCGACCTGGCCCGGATGGCCGGCCTGCAGCCGGCCGGGGCGATCTGCGAGATCGTCAGCCAGAAGGACGAAGGCGCGATGGCGCAGACCGACGAACTTCGGGTCTTCGCCGACGAGCACAACCTGGCTCTGATCTCGATCGCCGACCTCATCGAATGGCGCCGCAAGCACGAGAAGCACATCGAGCGGATCGCCGAGGCACGCATCCCCACCCGGCACGGTGAGTTCCGCGCGGTGGGCTACTCCAGCGTCTACGAAGAGGTCGAGCACGTCGCTCTGGTGCGGGGCGACATCGCCGGCCCGGAGAACGACGGCCACGACGTGCTGGTCCGGGTCCACTCGGAGTGCCTCACCGGCGACGTATTCGGTTCGCGCCGTTGCGACTGTGGGCCGCAGCTGGACGCGGCGCTGGCCATGGTGGCCCGTGAAGGCCGCGGAATCGTGCTCTACATGCGCGGCCACGAGGGCCGCGGCATCGGGCTGATGCACAAGCTGCAGGCCTACCAGTTGCAGGATGCCGGCGCCGACACCGTCGACGCCAACCTCGAACTGGGCCTGCCCGCCGACGCCCGCGACTACGGCATCGGCGCCCAGATCCTGGTCGACCTCGGTGTGCGCTCGATGCGGCTGCTCACCAACAACCCGGCCAAGCGGGTGGGTCTGGACGGCTACGGGCTGAACATCATCGAACGGGTGCCGTTGCCGGTGCGCGCCAACGCCGAGAACATCCGCTACCTGATGACCAAGCGGGACCGGATGGGCCACGACCTGACCGGTCTGGACGACTACGACGACGCAGCGCAACTGCCCGGGGACTTGGGCGGAGCCCTGTGAGGACCGCCAAATGAGCGGGGGCGCAGGCATTCCGGACCTTCCGGAAATGGACGCCTCCCAGGTGTCGCTGGCGATCGTCGCCAGTACCTGGCACGCGCAGATTTGCAATGCGCTGCTCGACGGCGCACGCCGCGTCGCCGAGGACTCCGGTATCGCCGAGCCGACCGTGGTGCGGGTACTCGGTGCCATCGAGATCCCGGTCGTCGCACAGGAACTCGCGCGCACCCATGACGCGGTGGTCGCCCTAGGTGTGGTGATCCGTGGCCAGACACCGCATTTCGACTACGTGTGCGACGCGGTCACGCAGGGGCTGACGAGAGTGTCGCTGGATGCCTCGACACCGGTGGCCAACGGCGTGCTCACCACCGACAACGAGGAGCAGGCCCTCGACCGGGCCGGTCTGCCCGATTCGGCCGAGGACAAGGGCGCCCAGGCGGCGGCGGCCGCGCTGTCGACGGCGTTGACGCTGCGCCACCTGCGCGGGGCATGACCGACTCCACGACCGCGTGGGATGTCGTGCTGCGGCCACGACTGATCCGGATCGTCGCCTACGTCGCGGCGTTCGTCGTCGCGGTGGCGGGCATCACCGTCGGATTCCTATACAAGATCAAGTTCACCGGTGCTTTCATCCAGCCCGCCGACCAAGTGGCCGTCGCGACCCTGGGCGTGGTCCTGGGTGGGGCGATCCTGCTGCTGGCGATGCCGCGGGTGCGGGTCGGGCCCGCCGGAATCGCTGTGCGCAACCTCCTGCTGGAACGCGTGGTGCCCTGGGACGACGTGGTCGACGTGAGCTTCCCGGAGGGGTCCCGCTGGGCCCGCGTGGACCTCGCCGCCTACGAGTACATCCCATTGGTCGCCGTGCAGGCGGTGGACGGCGAGCGGGCCGTCGAGGCGATGGAGACCATGCGGACACTCATGGCGACCTACCGCAACGGCATCACGCCAGCCTGAGTCGCATCGCCACCTCGGGGCGGCCGTCGTCACCGATCTCCACGAATCCGAAACTCTCGTAGACCGAGCGGGCGACGACGTTGTCGCGCGCCATCCGCAATGTCACGATGCGCGCGTCACTGCGGCGGGCCCAGTTCAGTGCGGCGCCGACGAGGTCGCGGCTCAGGCCGCGGCCACGAACTCGGGGGTCCAGCCACAGCGAGTACAGGTACACGGTGCCGGGACTGGCCCGGTGGGCAGCGATCAGGCCCTCCGGTCGTTCTGCGACGACGGCGACGAACTGGGCGTGCTCCCGCAACCGCTGCCGCCACTGCGCCGCCGACATCCGCGACTCTCCGAGGTACTGCTCGTCGGTGGTGCCCAGCGCGTCGGCCAGCGCCCGCAACCGGAGCTGAGCGAATTGCTCCCAGTCCGACTCGGTGAGGCGGGTGATGCGCGCCGTGGGCACGCCCTCGACGGTACTAACCTGAGAATGTGCCAGATCCCGCGACGTACCGCCCGGCGCCCGGATCGATCCCCGTCGAGCCGGGTGTCTACCGATTCCGGGACCCCCACGGCCGGGTGATCTACGTCGGCAAGGCCAAGAGCCTGCGCAGCCGCCTTACGTCGTACTTCGCCGACCTGTCCAGCCTGCATCCGCGCACCCGGCAGATGGTGACCACCGCCGCCAAGGTGGAGTGGACGGTGGTCAACACCGAGGTCGAGGCGCTGCAGCTGGAATACAACTGGATCAAGGAGTTCGACCCGCGGTTCAACGTCCGGTACCGCGACGACAAGTCCTATCCGGTGCTGGCGGTGACCCTCAACGAGGAGTACCCGCGGCTGTTCGTCTACCGCGGCCCGCGCCGCAAGGGTGTCCGGTACTTCGGGCCCTACTCGCACGCCTGGGCCATCCGGGAGACTCTCGATCTGCTCACCCGGGTGTTTCCGGCCCGCACCTGTTCGGCCGGAGTATTCAAGCGGCACAACCAGATCGGCCGGCCCTGTCTGTTGGGCTACATCGACAAGTGCTCAGCGCCGTGCGTCGGTCAGGTCAGCGCCGCAGAGCATCGCAAGATCGTCGGCGACTTCTGTGACTTCCTGTCGGGCAAGACCGACCGGTTCGCCCGGGACCTCGAACATCAGATGAATGCCGCGGCCGCGGAGCTGGACTTCGAACGCGCCGCGCGGTTGCGCGACGACATCGGCGCGCTCAAGCGTGCGCTGGAGAAGCAGGCGGTCGTGTTCGGTGACGGCACCGACGCCGACGTCGTCGCCTTCGCCGACGACGATCTGGAAGCGGCGGTCCAGGTGTTCCACGTCCGTGGCGGGCGGGTCCGAGGTCAGCGCGGCTGGGTGGTCGAGAAGCCGGTCGACCCCGGCGACTCCGCCGAGGCGCAATTGGTCGAGCAGTTCCTGGCGCAGTTCTACGGCGCTGAAGCTGAATTGGGCGGCCCGCCCGAAGCCGAATTGGGCGGCGCTGCAGACGAATCCACCAATCCGGTACCCAGGGAAGTGCTGGTACCCTGCCTCCCGCCCAACGCCGGGGAACTTGCCAGCTGGCTGTCCGAGCTGCGCGGGTCACGGGTGGTGCTGCGAGTGCCGCAACGCGGCGACAAGAAGGCACTCGCCGAGACGGTGCACCGCAACGCCCAGGAGGCCCTGCAGCAACACAAGCTCAAGCGGGCCGGCGACTTCACCGCCAGATCGGCTGCCCTGCAGAACATTCAAGAGTCCCTCGGCCTGGCTGCTGCGCCCCTGCGCATCGAGTGTGTGGACATCAGCCACGTGCAGGGCACCGACGTGGTGGCCTCGCTGGTGGTGTTCGAAGACGGGCTGCCGCGCAAATCGGACTACCGGCACTTCGCCATCCGGGAGGCGGCCGGTTCAGGTCGTTCCGACGACGTCGCCTCCAT
Encoded here:
- the uvrC gene encoding excinuclease ABC subunit UvrC — translated: MPDPATYRPAPGSIPVEPGVYRFRDPHGRVIYVGKAKSLRSRLTSYFADLSSLHPRTRQMVTTAAKVEWTVVNTEVEALQLEYNWIKEFDPRFNVRYRDDKSYPVLAVTLNEEYPRLFVYRGPRRKGVRYFGPYSHAWAIRETLDLLTRVFPARTCSAGVFKRHNQIGRPCLLGYIDKCSAPCVGQVSAAEHRKIVGDFCDFLSGKTDRFARDLEHQMNAAAAELDFERAARLRDDIGALKRALEKQAVVFGDGTDADVVAFADDDLEAAVQVFHVRGGRVRGQRGWVVEKPVDPGDSAEAQLVEQFLAQFYGAEAELGGPPEAELGGAADESTNPVPREVLVPCLPPNAGELASWLSELRGSRVVLRVPQRGDKKALAETVHRNAQEALQQHKLKRAGDFTARSAALQNIQESLGLAAAPLRIECVDISHVQGTDVVASLVVFEDGLPRKSDYRHFAIREAAGSGRSDDVASIAEVTRRRFLRHVNDQQDPDQMTAEGKSRKFAYPPNLYVVDGGAPQVNAAQAVLDELGVDDVAVIGLAKRLEEVWVPAEADPLIMPRNSEGLYLLQRVRDEAHRFAITYHRSKRSKRMTASALDSVRGLGDARRKALVTHFGSLARLRQASVDEITAVPGIGATTAAAVLEALGVSADSPVSAATTEPVDDDRTAQQASL
- the ribH gene encoding 6,7-dimethyl-8-ribityllumazine synthase, translated to MSGGAGIPDLPEMDASQVSLAIVASTWHAQICNALLDGARRVAEDSGIAEPTVVRVLGAIEIPVVAQELARTHDAVVALGVVIRGQTPHFDYVCDAVTQGLTRVSLDASTPVANGVLTTDNEEQALDRAGLPDSAEDKGAQAAAAALSTALTLRHLRGA
- a CDS encoding GNAT family N-acetyltransferase, producing MPTARITRLTESDWEQFAQLRLRALADALGTTDEQYLGESRMSAAQWRQRLREHAQFVAVVAERPEGLIAAHRASPGTVYLYSLWLDPRVRGRGLSRDLVGAALNWARRSDARIVTLRMARDNVVARSVYESFGFVEIGDDGRPEVAMRLRLA
- a CDS encoding bifunctional 3,4-dihydroxy-2-butanone-4-phosphate synthase/GTP cyclohydrolase II, producing MTRLDTVERAVADIAAGKAVVVIDDEDRENEGDLIFAAEKATPELVAFMVRYTSGYLCVPLDGDICDRLGLLPMYAVNQDKHGTAYTVTVDAKNGVGTGISASDRATTMRLLADPSSVSQDFTKPGHVVPLRAKDGGVLRRPGHTEAAVDLARMAGLQPAGAICEIVSQKDEGAMAQTDELRVFADEHNLALISIADLIEWRRKHEKHIERIAEARIPTRHGEFRAVGYSSVYEEVEHVALVRGDIAGPENDGHDVLVRVHSECLTGDVFGSRRCDCGPQLDAALAMVAREGRGIVLYMRGHEGRGIGLMHKLQAYQLQDAGADTVDANLELGLPADARDYGIGAQILVDLGVRSMRLLTNNPAKRVGLDGYGLNIIERVPLPVRANAENIRYLMTKRDRMGHDLTGLDDYDDAAQLPGDLGGAL
- a CDS encoding PH domain-containing protein, whose amino-acid sequence is MTDSTTAWDVVLRPRLIRIVAYVAAFVVAVAGITVGFLYKIKFTGAFIQPADQVAVATLGVVLGGAILLLAMPRVRVGPAGIAVRNLLLERVVPWDDVVDVSFPEGSRWARVDLAAYEYIPLVAVQAVDGERAVEAMETMRTLMATYRNGITPA